A region from the Arthrobacter roseus genome encodes:
- a CDS encoding rhomboid family intramembrane serine protease, whose amino-acid sequence MLATRARKGLVTVALFAAVLVACFILDQLSNRYFTRLLSVDPRDIDGLDGIVFAPLLHADAAHLTSNIFPLVIFGFLAFLDGARRFTLAVAMSWGASGLGAWLFGFGPTIGASGVIFGLFTYLLARGFYNRNWKQIALAAVLFLVYGSILWGVLPLGNSGISWQAHLFGAMGGLGAAVVLRQQRRHTQRAGTTKGEPTGSPFT is encoded by the coding sequence ATGCTCGCAACACGTGCTCGGAAGGGGCTGGTGACCGTTGCGCTTTTCGCGGCGGTTCTGGTGGCCTGTTTCATCCTCGATCAGCTCAGCAACAGGTACTTTACGCGTCTGCTGTCCGTGGACCCACGTGACATCGATGGGCTGGACGGAATTGTGTTTGCGCCGCTTCTACACGCCGATGCAGCCCATTTGACCAGCAACATCTTCCCCCTGGTGATCTTCGGATTTCTGGCGTTCCTCGACGGTGCCCGGCGGTTTACTCTCGCGGTCGCTATGAGCTGGGGCGCCTCAGGGCTGGGTGCATGGCTGTTCGGATTCGGTCCCACGATCGGGGCTTCCGGCGTCATCTTTGGCCTGTTTACCTACCTGTTGGCCCGCGGCTTCTACAACCGAAACTGGAAGCAGATAGCCCTCGCCGCAGTTCTATTCCTCGTCTATGGGTCAATCCTCTGGGGCGTCCTCCCACTGGGAAACAGCGGAATTTCGTGGCAGGCGCATCTTTTCGGTGCCATGGGAGGGCTCGGCGCCGCCGTCGTACTACGGCAACAGCGCCGCCACACGCAACGAGCAGGTACGACAAAGGGCGAGCCAACCGGCTCGCCCTTTACCTGA
- the greA gene encoding transcription elongation factor GreA — protein sequence MSTNSAPAAWLTQESYNRLNAELDELSGPGRTEIVARIEQARSEGDLKENGGYHAAKEEQGKSEARIRQLTQLLRDAHVGEAPADDGIVEPGMQVVALIAGDKETFLLGSREVAGDTDMDVYSEKSPLGAAIHGAKAGDKRMYTAPNGHEIAVEIISATPYSS from the coding sequence GTGTCCACCAACAGCGCACCAGCCGCGTGGCTCACTCAGGAGTCCTACAACCGTCTCAACGCTGAGCTGGATGAACTGTCCGGCCCGGGTCGTACTGAGATCGTTGCCCGCATTGAGCAGGCCCGCTCCGAGGGAGACCTCAAAGAAAACGGTGGCTACCACGCAGCCAAGGAAGAGCAGGGCAAATCAGAGGCCCGCATCCGGCAGCTCACACAGCTCCTACGGGACGCTCACGTCGGCGAAGCACCCGCGGACGATGGCATCGTTGAGCCCGGCATGCAGGTAGTGGCACTCATTGCAGGAGACAAAGAAACGTTCCTGTTGGGCAGCCGTGAAGTAGCCGGGGACACAGACATGGACGTTTACAGCGAGAAATCCCCTCTCGGAGCAGCCATTCATGGCGCCAAGGCTGGGGACAAGCGCATGTACACGGCCCCGAACGGACATGAGATCGCGGTGGAAATCATTTCCGCCACGCCCTACTCGAGCTAA
- a CDS encoding DUF4307 domain-containing protein has protein sequence MSTEQSPTPGESSTIDGNSSPQEIAADTSSSRLANRYGAPKPGVSSRTKKISIIVALGLTIVLTGVFTAMFALKPVSTQDVGFSIGTDDLHAVVDYQITKAPESTVECAVSVLSENYAIVGWKTVTIGPSDEQTTAHRTQLRLESPGVSGGIDSCWILDTPT, from the coding sequence ATGAGTACCGAGCAGAGCCCCACGCCGGGCGAATCCTCCACAATCGATGGCAATTCGTCTCCGCAGGAAATCGCTGCTGACACTTCCAGTTCCAGATTAGCGAATCGGTACGGCGCGCCCAAGCCGGGGGTGTCTTCGCGTACCAAAAAGATCAGCATCATCGTAGCCCTTGGCCTCACCATCGTGTTGACGGGCGTGTTCACCGCGATGTTCGCGCTCAAACCCGTAAGCACACAGGATGTCGGCTTTTCCATTGGCACTGATGATCTGCACGCCGTTGTGGATTACCAGATCACCAAGGCCCCGGAGTCAACGGTTGAATGCGCTGTCTCTGTTCTGAGCGAAAATTATGCCATTGTCGGCTGGAAGACCGTCACCATCGGTCCCTCCGATGAACAGACGACGGCGCACCGTACGCAGTTACGCCTGGAATCGCCCGGCGTAAGCGGCGGAATCGACTCGTGCTGGATACTCGACACACCGACCTGA
- the mca gene encoding mycothiol conjugate amidase Mca: MSSPQNHPFPAAGLRLLAVHAHPDDESSKGAAMMSSYVAAGADVMVATCTGGERGDILNSAMLSEPHAHWDLPGLRRIEMADAARELGVQHRWLGFTDSGLPEGDPLPDLPWGCFALQPLERATAPLVRLIREFRPHVIISYDENGGYPHPDHIMAHKVTVEAYHAAGEAGKYPGTGEPWTPSKLYYDRAFNPERFKALHLALEESGIKSPFAERIAAWLEEDAEGHTPPASLHPTTTQIECGDFFENRERALLAHRTQIEPGGFFFAATNDMQRKAWPWEDYSLIDSRVETTVPETDLFAGIR, encoded by the coding sequence GTGAGCAGTCCGCAGAACCATCCCTTCCCCGCCGCAGGGTTGCGGCTGCTCGCCGTCCATGCGCACCCCGACGACGAGTCGAGTAAGGGAGCCGCGATGATGTCCAGCTATGTGGCGGCCGGCGCCGACGTCATGGTAGCCACCTGTACCGGAGGCGAGCGCGGCGACATCCTGAATTCAGCGATGCTTTCCGAACCGCACGCACACTGGGACCTGCCGGGACTGCGCAGAATCGAGATGGCCGACGCCGCCCGTGAACTAGGAGTGCAGCACCGGTGGCTGGGCTTTACTGATTCCGGCTTGCCGGAAGGGGACCCGCTGCCGGACCTGCCCTGGGGGTGCTTCGCTCTCCAGCCGCTCGAGCGGGCCACCGCACCGCTGGTCCGTCTCATTCGGGAGTTCCGGCCGCATGTGATCATCAGCTATGACGAGAACGGCGGCTACCCGCACCCGGACCACATTATGGCCCACAAGGTGACGGTAGAGGCTTATCATGCAGCAGGCGAGGCAGGGAAATACCCGGGCACTGGCGAGCCGTGGACTCCGTCCAAGCTCTACTACGACCGCGCATTCAACCCTGAGCGGTTCAAGGCGCTGCACTTGGCCCTGGAGGAATCTGGCATCAAATCGCCTTTCGCGGAGCGGATCGCGGCATGGTTGGAAGAAGACGCAGAGGGACACACGCCACCGGCATCGCTGCACCCGACGACAACGCAGATCGAGTGCGGGGACTTCTTTGAAAACCGTGAGCGTGCCCTGCTGGCACATCGCACGCAGATCGAGCCGGGGGGTTTCTTCTTCGCCGCCACGAACGATATGCAGCGCAAGGCATGGCCGTGGGAGG